The genomic segment GCGGCCCGTTCGGGCGCGGGGGGTTCGACCGGTACGACCGCGGGATCTACGGCGATGCGTATCCCGGCTTCGGCGGCGTTCCGGGCGGCGGGCGCCCCCGCGGCTACGATGCGGGCGGGGGATACGCGCCGGGTCGTCCGCCCATGCAGCGCGGCTGGGGCGGCTATGCCGAGGACTACGGCGACGAGGGCGGATACGCGCGGGTGCCGTTCCTGCCCGACCGCGCCTACCAGCGCCATCCGGAGCTGAACCAGCGGCCGGAGCGCGGGCCGCGGTACGGCTACGAGGTGGACGACACGGACCTGGAGATGGACGACGGCGAAATCCTGGCCGCCGTCCGCCAGCGCCTGTACGAAGACGTGTGGGTGGACGTGGACCGCCTCGGCGTGGAGGTGGAGGACGGCATCGTCACGCTGACGGGCGAGGTGGACGACTTCCTGGAAGCGCGCTACGCCTGGGACGACGCGTGGGAAACCATGGGTGTGCGCGGCGTGATCAACCACATCCGCGTGCGCCTGGACGAAGCCGGCCCCGCGCACGGCGACTTGCTCCCGCAGAGCACGCACGGATCGTCGTCCGAGCCGAGTGCGTGAGGGGATAGTGCGTGATTGCGAAAGTGCGAAAGTGCGAAAGTGCGAAAGTGCGAAAGTGCGAAAGTGCGAAAGTGCGAAAGTGCGAAAGTGCGAAAGTGCGAAAGTGCGAAAGTGCGAAAGAGCGAAAGTGCGAAAGTGCG from the Longimicrobium sp. genome contains:
- a CDS encoding BON domain-containing protein; the protein is MRGYDAYRGGWQGGPRPMGGYDRGWRPRGPMHGAPWGGVGGPFGRGGFDRYDRGIYGDAYPGFGGVPGGGRPRGYDAGGGYAPGRPPMQRGWGGYAEDYGDEGGYARVPFLPDRAYQRHPELNQRPERGPRYGYEVDDTDLEMDDGEILAAVRQRLYEDVWVDVDRLGVEVEDGIVTLTGEVDDFLEARYAWDDAWETMGVRGVINHIRVRLDEAGPAHGDLLPQSTHGSSSEPSA